The following proteins are co-located in the Sandaracinaceae bacterium genome:
- a CDS encoding response regulator transcription factor, with translation MSTSTATATAHVLIVEDDAPLARLMAAALARDGLRVDTEGRGDRAVERVLSLAPDLLILDLMLPGLDGFDVLRALRPRWGGPVLMLTARGDDFDQVTGLELGADDYVIKPVVPQVLLARVRAMLRRERQATSSVLRFGALRLETGAREALGPSGPIPLTSAEYDLLAFFVQHAGRVIERDELFLALRGVPYDGLDRSLDLRVSKLRSKLREHLGGDAMIRTVHGRGYLFAVRT, from the coding sequence ATGTCGACCTCCACCGCCACCGCCACCGCCCACGTCCTCATCGTCGAAGACGACGCGCCCCTCGCGCGCTTGATGGCCGCAGCGCTCGCGCGCGACGGACTGCGCGTGGACACCGAGGGGCGCGGCGATCGCGCGGTCGAGCGGGTGCTCTCTCTCGCGCCCGACCTGCTCATCCTCGACCTGATGCTGCCGGGCCTGGACGGGTTCGACGTGCTGCGCGCCCTACGCCCTCGCTGGGGAGGCCCCGTGCTCATGCTCACGGCGCGTGGCGACGACTTCGATCAGGTCACGGGGCTCGAGCTGGGCGCGGACGACTATGTCATCAAGCCCGTCGTGCCTCAGGTGCTGCTGGCGCGGGTCCGCGCGATGTTGCGCCGTGAGCGGCAGGCGACCTCGAGCGTCCTGCGCTTCGGTGCGCTGCGCCTCGAGACGGGGGCGCGCGAGGCGTTGGGGCCGTCCGGGCCCATCCCCCTCACCAGCGCCGAGTACGACCTGCTCGCCTTCTTCGTGCAGCACGCGGGGCGCGTCATCGAGCGCGACGAGCTCTTCCTCGCGCTGCGTGGCGTCCCCTACGACGGCCTCGACCGCTCGCTCGATCTGCGCGTCTCCAAGCTGCGCAGCAAGCTGCGCGAGCACCTCGGCGGGGACGCCATGATCCGCACGGTTCACGGGCGCGGCTACCTCTTCGCGGTGCGGACGTGA
- a CDS encoding YHYH protein, translating into MRLTTCCALLVGFAVAGCGGGGGGSPDAGADVGVTGDQGVVAPTACTALLEEAGDAYTLTGTLRDCAGVTGGAAVAGSLMNLSGITIDNEGTDMTPCIAVLCDDTHAYVATNALPHYDFVATTPNALVENAFIYRVPLTPAPYAGTTSATDANTINGCAAAYTQYLAAPDTATQNEPSGLCALGSATLMSDTEDSVTRVYQQIPCFDTTGFMIAGSPVFGPNEGAMPDPYGNPGYNYPNDTSDDYGNGAALDFCGGHTAFTMHYHAAIDACFERDASGAPANSYADATAGWDIEAAMTAPCTEPSGVVGWSADGYPMMGSCVCVARDGDGACTDVRRARSGWVYGGLGTWGDAPGEAAALGVEGSTCTTDDDCCTDANCHFSCSVTVAGNGGTDTVVGRRCVLVDYSWCTHQYVRRDDKLPAGEDYVYLDRCNGYDGPDGYAYHTTLTFPFMTGCLRGAADDYVADRGDGGMNMMGLPMCMPGQMMCCGDGICGGPENAQNCSADCP; encoded by the coding sequence ATGCGGCTCACGACGTGCTGCGCGCTGCTCGTCGGCTTCGCGGTCGCGGGCTGCGGGGGTGGAGGTGGGGGTTCCCCCGATGCGGGGGCGGACGTGGGCGTGACAGGCGACCAAGGGGTCGTCGCCCCCACGGCCTGCACCGCGCTGCTCGAGGAGGCCGGTGACGCCTACACGCTGACGGGCACGCTGCGCGACTGCGCGGGCGTGACGGGAGGCGCCGCGGTGGCCGGCTCGCTCATGAACCTGAGCGGCATCACCATCGACAACGAGGGCACGGACATGACGCCGTGCATCGCCGTGCTGTGCGACGACACGCACGCGTACGTCGCGACGAACGCGCTACCGCACTACGACTTCGTCGCGACCACGCCCAACGCGCTCGTGGAGAACGCCTTCATCTACCGCGTCCCGCTCACGCCAGCCCCCTATGCGGGCACGACGAGCGCGACCGACGCGAACACCATCAACGGCTGCGCCGCCGCGTACACGCAGTACCTCGCGGCCCCGGACACCGCCACCCAGAACGAGCCGAGCGGCTTGTGCGCGCTCGGCTCGGCGACCCTCATGTCGGACACGGAAGACAGCGTGACCCGCGTGTACCAGCAGATCCCTTGCTTCGACACGACGGGGTTCATGATCGCGGGCTCCCCGGTGTTCGGTCCGAACGAGGGGGCCATGCCGGACCCCTACGGCAACCCCGGGTACAACTACCCGAACGACACGAGCGACGACTACGGCAACGGCGCCGCGCTCGACTTCTGCGGCGGACACACCGCGTTCACCATGCACTACCATGCGGCCATCGACGCGTGCTTCGAGCGCGACGCGAGCGGAGCCCCCGCGAACTCCTACGCAGACGCGACCGCTGGCTGGGACATCGAGGCGGCGATGACCGCGCCCTGCACCGAGCCCTCGGGCGTGGTCGGCTGGTCCGCGGACGGATACCCGATGATGGGCTCCTGTGTGTGCGTGGCGCGCGACGGCGACGGCGCCTGCACGGACGTGCGGCGCGCGCGCAGCGGCTGGGTCTATGGCGGGCTCGGCACGTGGGGTGACGCGCCGGGCGAGGCCGCCGCCCTGGGCGTCGAAGGGTCCACCTGCACCACGGACGACGACTGCTGCACCGACGCCAACTGCCACTTCTCGTGCTCGGTGACGGTGGCGGGCAATGGCGGGACGGACACGGTGGTCGGGCGCCGCTGCGTGCTGGTGGACTACTCGTGGTGCACCCACCAATACGTCCGACGGGACGACAAGCTGCCCGCCGGAGAGGACTACGTGTACCTGGACCGCTGCAACGGGTACGACGGGCCCGACGGCTACGCCTACCACACGACGTTGACCTTCCCGTTCATGACGGGCTGCCTGCGTGGCGCCGCCGACGACTACGTGGCGGACCGTGGCGACGGCGGCATGAACATGATGGGCCTGCCGATGTGCATGCCCGGGCAGATGATGTGCTGTGGCGACGGCATCTGCGGCGGCCCCGAGAACGCGCAGAACTGCAGCGCGGACTGCCCATGA
- a CDS encoding PaaI family thioesterase, which yields MPHDSQPLSTLSRTYAFAQPGDLGARARAMSGLEFLQELIAHDTDVPIGATLGFRLASVEPGACVFTIDRIEPHLFNPLGGVHGGWYAAVLDAPLGVALHSTLPAGVGYTTLELKVNLTRAAKVGQADLRAVGRLVHRGRTTAVTDAQILDAEQRVYAHATSTCLILQG from the coding sequence ATGCCACACGACTCGCAGCCCCTCAGCACCCTCTCCCGCACCTACGCGTTCGCCCAGCCCGGCGACTTGGGCGCTCGCGCCCGCGCGATGAGCGGTCTCGAGTTCCTCCAAGAGCTCATCGCGCACGACACCGACGTACCCATCGGCGCGACGCTCGGCTTCCGCCTCGCGAGCGTCGAGCCCGGGGCGTGCGTCTTCACCATCGACCGCATCGAGCCGCACCTCTTCAACCCCCTCGGCGGCGTCCACGGCGGCTGGTACGCGGCGGTGCTGGACGCGCCCCTGGGCGTGGCGCTGCACTCCACGCTCCCCGCGGGCGTCGGCTACACCACGCTCGAGCTGAAGGTGAACCTCACGCGTGCTGCCAAGGTGGGCCAGGCCGATCTGCGCGCCGTCGGCCGCCTCGTGCATCGCGGCCGCACCACCGCCGTCACCGACGCGCAAATCCTGGACGCGGAGCAGCGCGTGTACGCCCACGCCACGTCGACCTGCCTCATCCTTCAGGGCTGA
- a CDS encoding AraC family transcriptional regulator: MDVLSSVLTHLELRTTRYFRVQVGGAWGVQIPPQQGVIRFHVVLSGACTLTLGDETKALGPGDLAFVPRGLAHGLSDAPRRRMTSLGTVLRRSPVGPTGILSLHPEPSTELLCGHMTLRSQHHPLLVAMPDHVVVQSAEASWLPALVAGLWRELREELEGSAALIDRLVEVVLIQALRELVRTRADVPFARALGDPAIARCLQAFHADPAADFSIAELARLAALSRTTFCERFRETVGLSPADYMTRWRLDLAARYLAQDARLSVDEVAARVGYQSQAAFSRAFARHHGMPPSRLRSGTPAQAHIWKQ, translated from the coding sequence GTGGATGTCCTCTCCAGTGTGTTGACCCACCTCGAGCTGCGCACCACGCGCTACTTCCGCGTGCAGGTCGGTGGGGCGTGGGGCGTGCAGATCCCGCCTCAGCAGGGCGTGATCCGCTTCCACGTGGTGCTGTCGGGTGCATGCACGCTGACGCTGGGCGACGAGACCAAGGCCCTCGGCCCGGGGGACCTGGCCTTCGTGCCCCGTGGCCTAGCCCACGGTTTGAGCGACGCGCCACGGCGACGCATGACCAGCTTGGGAACCGTGCTGCGACGCTCGCCGGTCGGCCCGACGGGCATCCTCTCGCTCCACCCCGAGCCCTCGACCGAGCTGCTCTGCGGGCACATGACCCTCCGCAGCCAACACCACCCGTTGCTGGTCGCCATGCCCGACCACGTGGTCGTCCAGTCTGCGGAGGCGAGCTGGCTGCCCGCCCTGGTCGCGGGCCTGTGGCGGGAGCTGCGCGAAGAGCTGGAGGGGAGCGCGGCGCTGATCGATCGGCTGGTGGAGGTGGTGCTCATCCAGGCGCTGCGGGAGCTCGTGCGCACGCGCGCGGACGTGCCGTTCGCTCGAGCGCTCGGGGACCCGGCCATCGCGCGCTGCTTGCAGGCGTTCCACGCGGACCCGGCGGCGGACTTCAGCATCGCCGAGCTCGCCCGCCTCGCGGCGCTGTCACGCACGACGTTCTGTGAGCGCTTCCGCGAGACGGTGGGTCTCTCGCCCGCCGACTACATGACGCGCTGGCGACTGGACCTCGCCGCGCGCTACCTCGCGCAGGACGCGCGGCTGAGCGTGGACGAGGTGGCAGCGCGCGTCGGGTACCAGTCGCAGGCCGCGTTCTCGCGCGCCTTCGCACGCCACCATGGGATGCCACCGTCACGGCTTCGCAGCGGCACCCCGGCCCAGGCTCACATCTGGAAGCAGTAG
- a CDS encoding CBS domain-containing protein, protein MTTSPHTVGADQTLAHAHKVLRELEVRHLPVLRGGELVGMITERDLALVETLRDVDPTVILVEDAMSQGVYTVSPDAPLDEVVSEMASKKYGSAIVVQNHKVVGIFTTVDVCTAFAALLHGRLASR, encoded by the coding sequence ATGACCACCAGCCCGCACACGGTCGGCGCCGACCAGACCTTGGCGCATGCCCACAAGGTGCTGCGCGAGCTCGAGGTGCGACACCTGCCCGTCCTGCGCGGAGGAGAGCTGGTGGGCATGATCACCGAGCGCGACCTGGCGCTGGTCGAGACCCTGCGCGACGTGGACCCGACGGTGATCCTCGTCGAAGACGCCATGAGCCAGGGCGTCTACACCGTGTCCCCCGATGCGCCCCTGGACGAGGTGGTGAGCGAGATGGCCAGCAAGAAGTACGGCTCCGCCATCGTGGTGCAGAACCACAAGGTGGTCGGCATCTTCACCACCGTCGATGTGTGCACGGCCTTCGCCGCGTTGCTGCACGGGCGCCTGGCGTCGCGCTGA